One genomic region from Coleofasciculaceae cyanobacterium encodes:
- the cysH gene encoding phosphoadenosine phosphosulfate reductase, protein MISATFKVPNLDLFKVNQQLENAEASSLVEWSAETFGDGLVMSTSFGIQAAVMLHLVTRIAPKTPIIWVDTGYLPAETYRFAEKLTTRLELNLKVYQSPMSPARMEALYGKLWEQNDVEAFNRYDQIRKVEPMQRALKELQTTAWLAGLRRDQTEHRQNLRRIDRQNALYKIYPILDWNARDIYKYLTAYDLPYHPFFDLGYVSVGDWHSSRPLTADDSDARNTRFRGLKQECGLHLPQTSGEEESLNSSSL, encoded by the coding sequence ATGATCTCTGCCACCTTTAAAGTACCCAACCTCGACCTATTTAAAGTTAATCAACAATTGGAAAATGCAGAAGCGTCATCACTTGTTGAATGGAGTGCTGAAACCTTTGGTGACGGTTTGGTTATGAGTACCAGCTTTGGTATCCAGGCAGCAGTGATGCTACATTTAGTCACTAGAATTGCTCCTAAGACTCCTATAATCTGGGTCGATACTGGATATCTACCAGCCGAAACCTATAGGTTTGCCGAAAAGCTCACTACAAGGCTTGAGCTTAATCTGAAAGTTTATCAATCGCCGATGTCTCCTGCCCGCATGGAGGCATTATACGGTAAACTTTGGGAACAGAATGATGTGGAAGCTTTTAATCGCTACGATCAAATTCGTAAAGTAGAACCCATGCAGCGCGCACTAAAAGAGTTGCAGACTACTGCTTGGCTAGCTGGGCTACGTCGCGATCAAACCGAACATCGCCAAAATTTGCGTAGAATCGATCGCCAGAACGCTCTGTATAAGATTTATCCCATACTTGATTGGAATGCCAGAGATATTTATAAATATCTTACTGCTTACGATTTACCCTATCACCCATTCTTCGATCTAGGTTATGTCTCTGTGGGAGACTGGCATTCTAGTCGACCTCTGACAGCCGATGATAGTGATGCTAGAAATACTCGTTTTCGCGGTTTAAAGCAAGAGTGTGGCTTACATCTACCTCAAACTTCGGGAGAGGAAGAAAGCCTTAATTCTAGTAGTCTTTAA
- the pheS gene encoding phenylalanine--tRNA ligase subunit alpha, which produces MTSIQEQLKELNTVAVSAIASTNSLEDLEQLRVKYLGKKGQVSQILRGMGKLSPEERPAVGSLANVVKEEVQTSIEQRKQSLQQAQIAAQIQAESLDVTMPGVYRPLGRVHPLNGVVDRVLDIFVGLGYTVATGPQIETDYYNFEALNTPPDHPARDMQDTFYLPGGNLLRTHTSSVQIRYMENHQPPMRIIAPGRVYRRDTVDATHSAVFHQVEILAIDKGIKFTDLKGTIKEFLQRMFGSELPVQFRTSYFPFTEPSAEVDVQWQNKWLEVMGCGMVDPNVLKAVGYDPEVYTGFAAGFGVERFAMVLHQIDDIRRLYNSDLRFLRQF; this is translated from the coding sequence ATGACTTCTATCCAAGAACAACTAAAAGAATTAAATACAGTCGCCGTAAGTGCGATCGCCTCAACTAATAGCCTAGAAGACCTAGAACAGCTAAGAGTCAAATATCTGGGCAAAAAGGGTCAAGTATCTCAAATATTGCGGGGTATGGGCAAATTATCCCCAGAAGAGCGTCCTGCGGTTGGCTCTTTGGCTAATGTGGTTAAAGAAGAAGTTCAGACAAGCATTGAGCAGCGCAAACAAAGTTTACAACAGGCGCAGATTGCGGCACAGATTCAAGCTGAAAGCTTAGATGTTACTATGCCTGGAGTTTATCGTCCTTTGGGTCGAGTGCATCCTCTCAACGGCGTAGTAGATCGCGTTTTAGATATCTTTGTTGGTTTGGGTTATACCGTGGCAACGGGTCCTCAAATAGAGACAGATTACTATAATTTTGAAGCTCTTAACACGCCCCCCGATCATCCTGCTAGAGATATGCAGGATACGTTTTATTTACCAGGAGGAAATTTATTACGTACCCATACCTCCTCGGTACAAATTCGCTACATGGAAAATCATCAACCACCCATGAGAATTATTGCTCCTGGTCGAGTTTATCGTCGGGATACAGTGGATGCTACTCACTCAGCAGTGTTTCATCAGGTAGAAATATTAGCCATTGATAAAGGTATAAAATTTACCGACCTCAAAGGTACAATCAAAGAGTTTTTACAGCGGATGTTTGGTTCAGAGCTTCCCGTACAGTTTCGCACTAGTTATTTTCCTTTTACCGAACCTTCGGCAGAGGTAGACGTGCAGTGGCAAAACAAATGGCTAGAAGTTATGGGTTGCGGTATGGTTGACCCTAATGTACTTAAAGCCGTCGGTTACGATCCAGAAGTGTATACAGGCTTTGCAGCAGGCTTTGGCGTAGAAAGATTTGCGATGGTATTGCATCAGATTGATGATATTCGTCGTTTATATAATAGTGACCTACGTTTTCTACGTCAGTTTTAA
- a CDS encoding 4a-hydroxytetrahydrobiopterin dehydratase translates to MTELLEQKCVPCTGNLPTATEEEINIYKTQIPDWNIISEDGELHLQKVYQFCDFQSALAFTNLVGDVAEAEGHHPALLTEWGKVTVSWWTHAIKGLHHNDFIMAAKSDLLFQDLTTV, encoded by the coding sequence ATGACAGAATTATTAGAGCAAAAATGTGTCCCCTGCACGGGAAATTTACCGACTGCTACAGAAGAAGAAATCAATATTTACAAAACTCAAATACCCGACTGGAACATTATTAGCGAAGATGGTGAATTGCATTTGCAAAAAGTTTACCAGTTTTGCGATTTCCAAAGCGCATTAGCTTTTACTAATCTTGTCGGAGATGTAGCCGAAGCAGAAGGCCATCACCCCGCTTTACTTACTGAATGGGGAAAAGTAACTGTTAGTTGGTGGACTCATGCCATCAAAGGACTTCATCATAATGATTTTATTATGGCAGCCAAAAGCGATCTTCTGTTCCAAGACCTGACAACTGTTTAG